The window AGGTCATCCCGAGTCCTTCGTTTTGGTGCTTTTCCCATCCACCAGCAGCAAATACACCGTTCCTAAGAGTGGTACAGGACAAGTGCTCAACATGAGGTTGCACGGTAATTCGTGTGGTAAGCATTTCTAGCTGATCCAGCCAACAGGCATGTTTCTGCCGCCAGAAAGCTCACCCTGTTTGTTTCAATCACCACGTGTTTAGAATGAAAGATTCAACTCTGTGACATAGATGAAGTGCAACGTAGATAAAAAgatcaaaattatttaaaagcacTGAATCAAAGAGAAGGATAACACAATCGATCCCTTCTATGATAAGATGGGAAAGAGATTAAATCCAACTTCCAGCCTTTTGTTTTCTAGCACGCCAGTTTTGCATGATCTTCTCCAGGGAAATGACACCACCATAAATCCCATTTTCCTGGCGTATCTTGGACAGCATTGAATACACAGCAGGATGATCCTGTTCCAGCTCAAAAATTCTGTATGCTGCAGTCTCACCTAGCTCCGCACAGGAATGTAGGCCACAGGCCCCAAGCAATGCGCCCCAAACTATAACATCGGGCTCAAAGGGCATCCCTTTTATCAACTTCTCAGCTTTTTCTAACTCACCTGCCCTACCATATAAGTCCACCATGCACGCATAATGTTCCATCTCTGCTTCCATGCCATACTCTGCTCCCATGGAGTAGAAAAGCTTTTCACCTTCTTTAACCAGTCCTCCATGAACACACGCTGACAGGACATTGACAAATGTAATTTCATCAGGCGTCACTCCACTCTTCAACATCTCCTCAAACTCCACCAACGCCATCTCTGCAAGCCCATGCCTAGCACACCCTCCAATGATTGAATTCCACGACACCAAATTTTTTATTGACATCGACCGAAATACACAAAATGCTGCATGGATATCCCCACATTTCCCGTACATGTCGACAAGGGAGGTAGACAGAACCACATCAAGAGGAATACCAAACTTCAAGATACATGCATGAACTTGATTGCCCAAAACAAGAGAAGAACAACCTGCACAAGCATCAAGCGCACTTGAAAACGTAAAATGATTGGGACGAACTCCTGATTTCATCATCAAATAGAAGAAATCCAGAGCGTCTGAAAACTTCTTGGACTGGACACACCCCCTTACCATTGTAGTCCATGAGACCACATCCTTATCTCTCTGGCTCTCAAACATTGTCTTCGCTTCATCAAATTGTTTATTCTTCATATACCCATTAATCAAAATACTCCAAGAGTAAGCATTTTTAGAGGGCATCGAGTCAAAAGCGCCACGAGCAGCATTTGTCATTCCAAATTCCATATAACCCAAAATTAATACGTTCCATGGTGCCACATCTTTCAGCAAAATCTCATCAAACACTCTAGCAAAACCGTCAAGGTCGCCTAAACCAATGTATCCCCTCATCAAGGCAGACCCAAGGTAAACATTAAGATTAAGTCCGAAACAGATTACAAGACAATGTAACTGAGGGATTAGAATATCAAATTCAGTTCCCAAGAATGCGCTAAAAAGTACAGCGAGAGTGAGCTCATTGGGGGTATTACGTTGTCTAATCATCTGAAGGAAATAGCGATATGCATTCCATGGATTTCTCGAATCACGAAATCCAGTAAGCATGGTGTTCCATGAGACAATATCTCTTTG is drawn from Primulina huaijiensis isolate GDHJ02 unplaced genomic scaffold, ASM1229523v2 scaffold42707, whole genome shotgun sequence and contains these coding sequences:
- the LOC140969737 gene encoding pentatricopeptide repeat-containing protein At2g21090-like, coding for MGTRPAIYTSTYIINHKIKEHVRNGKVNDARKLFDQYSHWTNTVSWNSLISGYVKAHRATEAAHLFDEMPQRDIVSWNTMLTGFRDSRNPWNAYRYFLQMIRQRNTPNELTLAVLFSAFLGTEFDILIPQLHCLVICFGLNLNVYLGSALMRGYIGLGDLDGFARVFDEILLKDVAPWNVLILGYMEFGMTNAARGAFDSMPSKNAYSWSILINGYMKNKQFDEAKTMFESQRDKDVVSWTTMVRGCVQSKKFSDALDFFYLMMKSGVRPNHFTFSSALDACAGCSSLVLGNQVHACILKFGIPLDVVLSTSLVDMYGKCGDIHAAFCVFRSMSIKNLVSWNSIIGGCARHGLAEMALVEFEEMLKSGVTPDEITFVNVLSACVHGGLVKEGEKLFYSMGAEYGMEAEMEHYACMVDLYGRAGELEKAEKLIKGMPFEPDVIVWGALLGACGLHSCAELGETAAYRIFELEQDHPAVYSMLSKIRQENGIYGGVISLEKIMQNWRARKQKAGSWI